The following proteins come from a genomic window of Myroides odoratus DSM 2801:
- a CDS encoding transglutaminase domain-containing protein — MDNQEVQIIKKKKKWYEYLRIPSPWDYIIIFILNVLLTVPIFIIVHQNIIDPEWPYHLDRILLCIVILAVFQFILYKLKSILFICILAYLGIFFIGTSHEDYDLESIFDDYRVMIYAMASTQNPQDLIISKLLPFPNKSKVIKAIEYDNPKVRNFALLATTKNFSKVQGYGEYRQIIQCLAIFKEVRTRWNYVNDPKGREYIATASESLIHFSGDCDDYSILMAALIRSIGGTPRLIHTKEHMYPEMLIENKAHLEKVIFLIKEVLFVEESKGKEVHYHVDERGQIWLNLDYTARYPGGPFMSEEILGQLTLN, encoded by the coding sequence ATGGACAATCAAGAAGTACAAATTATTAAAAAGAAGAAGAAATGGTATGAGTACCTGAGAATTCCTTCTCCATGGGACTATATCATAATTTTTATATTGAATGTACTCTTGACGGTTCCTATTTTTATTATTGTGCATCAAAATATAATCGATCCGGAATGGCCATATCATTTGGATCGTATTTTGCTTTGCATCGTAATATTAGCGGTTTTTCAGTTCATTCTGTATAAACTGAAATCCATCTTGTTTATCTGTATCTTGGCCTATTTGGGAATCTTTTTCATCGGTACTTCGCATGAAGATTATGATTTGGAATCTATTTTTGATGATTATCGCGTGATGATTTATGCTATGGCAAGTACGCAAAATCCACAGGATTTAATTATATCTAAACTTCTGCCTTTTCCCAATAAATCCAAAGTGATTAAGGCGATTGAGTATGATAATCCCAAAGTTCGAAACTTTGCTTTATTAGCTACAACAAAGAACTTCTCTAAAGTACAGGGGTATGGAGAGTACAGGCAAATTATCCAGTGTTTAGCCATTTTTAAAGAAGTGCGTACACGTTGGAATTATGTCAATGACCCCAAAGGACGAGAATATATTGCAACTGCTTCAGAATCATTGATTCACTTTTCAGGAGATTGTGATGACTATTCCATCCTCATGGCGGCCTTGATCCGTTCTATTGGAGGAACACCGCGCTTGATTCATACCAAAGAACACATGTATCCAGAGATGCTGATTGAAAATAAAGCGCATTTGGAAAAGGTTATCTTCTTGATTAAAGAGGTGCTTTTTGTGGAAGAGAGTAAAGGGAAAGAAGTACATTATCACGTCGATGAACGCGGGCAAATCTGGTTGAATTTAGATTATACTGCGCGTTATCCGGGTGGACCTTTTATGTCCGAAGAAATTTTAGGACAGCTGACTTTGAATTAA
- a CDS encoding TlpA disulfide reductase family protein — translation MKKLAVVLLALGMFSCKQDNTIEITTKDVANDTKVEIMTSELGNPSPTVVYTGTIKDNKLVFENPFTELEEAYMVLGGEMQSNVFFIGEPGHITISVTKDQPTETVLGGSENNQKLQKLQDEVKPTVTKLRTFIDENQMSLMQLSQSNEEADRAKFEALQNEYKGYIDSINEVYKKHQQDNANNAFGLLLLSQQMMSSQDGETDFVKEFDKFSAELKESKTGKKIDSMLKMMNLSEEETAGLKVGDIAPNFTSKTPDDKELSLEEFKKGKKLVLIDFWASWCGPCRVENPNVVKLYNGFKAKGLDIIGVSLDKDKDKWLQAIEKDGLVWGQVSNLQFWNDEIAAEYGVQAIPANYLINEKGEILAINLYGEELYQKVEELLK, via the coding sequence ATGAAAAAATTAGCAGTTGTTTTGCTAGCATTAGGAATGTTTTCATGTAAGCAAGATAATACAATTGAGATTACTACGAAAGATGTTGCCAATGATACAAAAGTAGAAATCATGACTTCAGAATTGGGTAATCCTTCTCCAACTGTTGTTTACACAGGAACTATAAAAGATAATAAATTAGTTTTTGAAAATCCATTTACTGAGCTTGAAGAAGCTTATATGGTACTAGGTGGAGAAATGCAAAGCAATGTGTTTTTCATCGGAGAACCAGGACATATCACAATTTCAGTAACTAAAGATCAACCAACAGAAACTGTATTAGGGGGAAGTGAGAATAACCAGAAGCTTCAAAAATTACAAGATGAAGTAAAACCAACAGTTACAAAATTAAGAACTTTTATTGATGAGAATCAAATGAGTTTAATGCAATTAAGCCAATCGAATGAAGAGGCTGATCGCGCTAAATTTGAGGCTCTTCAAAATGAATACAAAGGATACATTGACAGTATCAATGAGGTGTATAAAAAACACCAACAAGACAATGCAAATAATGCTTTCGGATTGTTGTTACTTTCTCAACAAATGATGTCTTCTCAAGATGGAGAAACTGATTTTGTTAAAGAATTCGATAAATTTTCTGCAGAATTAAAAGAATCAAAAACTGGAAAGAAAATTGATTCGATGCTTAAAATGATGAATTTATCAGAAGAAGAAACTGCAGGATTGAAAGTAGGAGATATCGCTCCAAACTTTACAAGTAAAACACCAGACGATAAAGAATTATCATTAGAAGAATTCAAAAAAGGGAAAAAATTAGTTTTAATTGATTTCTGGGCTTCATGGTGTGGACCTTGTCGTGTTGAGAATCCAAACGTAGTTAAATTATACAACGGATTTAAAGCAAAAGGATTGGATATCATCGGAGTATCTTTAGATAAAGACAAAGATAAATGGTTACAAGCAATCGAAAAAGATGGTTTAGTTTGGGGACAAGTTTCTAACTTACAATTCTGGAATGATGAAATTGCTGCTGAGTATGGTGTACAAGCTATTCCTGCAAACTATTTAATCAATGAAAAAGGAGAGATTTTAGCTATCAATTTATATGGTGAAGAATTATACCAAAAAGTAGAAGAGCTATTAAAATAG
- a CDS encoding DUF4369 domain-containing protein, whose product MKKHLQLLLLGIAVVLTACNSNTQFEIEGTLAHVSDGEVIYLNKVAETDANELIKLDSIVVQNEGFKFVGKIEQPTLGFLTFRDQKGRIPLFIENGKTQVTIDQDNFTSFALKGTLNNETLSEFERNLSLYKYNILTYQGQQQQVYMEAMQQKDEAKMQQILQGFKKLQDDEQLFISNYLSQHQTSLTALYYLYFTSKEDLSQLKMVYDNLSETDKKSNLAQLVAEKIK is encoded by the coding sequence ATGAAAAAACATTTACAATTACTACTGCTTGGAATAGCTGTAGTACTTACGGCGTGTAATTCGAATACACAATTCGAAATAGAAGGGACTTTAGCTCATGTTTCTGATGGAGAGGTGATTTACTTAAACAAAGTGGCGGAAACGGATGCCAATGAATTAATCAAGTTGGATTCTATTGTAGTGCAAAATGAAGGGTTTAAGTTTGTGGGTAAAATAGAACAACCTACTTTGGGTTTTTTAACTTTTCGCGATCAAAAAGGAAGAATTCCTTTATTTATTGAAAATGGAAAAACGCAAGTTACCATTGATCAAGATAATTTCACTTCGTTTGCATTAAAAGGAACACTAAACAATGAAACGCTAAGTGAATTTGAACGAAATTTAAGCCTGTATAAGTACAATATTCTTACCTATCAAGGACAACAGCAACAAGTGTACATGGAAGCCATGCAGCAAAAGGATGAGGCTAAAATGCAACAAATCTTACAAGGATTTAAAAAGTTACAAGATGATGAGCAGCTTTTTATTTCGAATTACTTAAGTCAACATCAAACGTCTCTAACTGCTCTTTACTATTTGTATTTTACAAGTAAAGAAGATTTATCTCAACTCAAAATGGTATATGATAACCTTTCAGAAACAGATAAAAAATCAAACTTAGCGCAATTGGTAGCAGAAAAAATAAAGTAA
- a CDS encoding quinone oxidoreductase family protein: MKGAILYELGQVPKFGEIVEPVVQQEGQHLLRVTAAAVKNLDKARVSGKHYASYVDLPAVVGNDGVGYLEDGTKVYGQGITGMIAEKAIISGNYTPVPQNLDDAKAAALPNAILGSAMPLIIRARLQEGQNVLFNGATGVTGQVGVQIAKHYGAKEIIVTGRNQAVLEQLKAYGATQTLVLPDNEEELTAQIQAIHQQTPIDVVIDYLWGKPFQAILNAFKGNDIYHLASTVKIVTAGDMAGKEIQLTSAILRSTDIQLMGSGFGSLTKEELIVFNKVILPEMFLLAAQGKLHIQTEVHPLEAIEQVWNKPMDPGTRLVITI, translated from the coding sequence ATGAAAGGAGCCATTTTATATGAACTAGGTCAAGTACCTAAATTTGGAGAAATAGTAGAGCCAGTTGTACAACAAGAAGGCCAACACCTACTACGCGTTACAGCCGCTGCAGTAAAGAATTTAGACAAAGCGCGAGTAAGTGGCAAACACTACGCGAGCTATGTAGATTTACCTGCAGTTGTAGGCAATGACGGGGTTGGTTACTTAGAAGATGGAACAAAAGTGTATGGACAAGGAATTACGGGTATGATTGCTGAAAAAGCGATTATTTCTGGGAACTATACCCCTGTTCCTCAAAACTTAGACGATGCGAAAGCAGCAGCTTTACCAAATGCTATTTTAGGTTCTGCAATGCCTTTAATTATTCGCGCTAGATTACAAGAAGGTCAAAATGTATTGTTCAACGGAGCTACTGGCGTAACAGGACAAGTTGGGGTACAAATTGCCAAACATTACGGGGCGAAAGAAATCATTGTTACCGGTCGAAATCAGGCGGTATTAGAGCAATTAAAAGCCTATGGTGCAACGCAAACTCTTGTTTTACCTGATAATGAAGAAGAACTAACTGCTCAAATACAAGCCATTCACCAACAGACTCCTATTGATGTGGTGATTGATTACCTATGGGGTAAACCCTTCCAAGCCATTTTAAATGCCTTCAAAGGCAACGACATCTATCATTTGGCGTCAACGGTTAAGATTGTAACAGCTGGGGATATGGCTGGAAAAGAGATTCAACTAACTTCTGCAATTCTACGCAGCACAGATATTCAATTGATGGGATCTGGTTTTGGCAGTTTAACCAAAGAAGAACTCATTGTATTCAACAAAGTTATTTTACCGGAGATGTTTTTATTAGCAGCACAAGGAAAATTGCATATTCAAACGGAAGTACATCCCTTAGAGGCAATTGAACAAGTATGGAATAAACCCATGGATCCTGGAACTCGATTAGTCATCACCATCTAG
- a CDS encoding NCS2 family permease translates to MKTFLENYFQLSKHNTSIKKEMMAGVITFLTMSYILVVNPNILADAGMDKQAVFMATALATVCATLLMGFMAKLPIAQAPGMGLNSFFAYTVVLTMGYSWEFALTGVFLAGLIFLVLTIFNIRELIVNNIPKVLKEAIPVGIGLFITLIGLKSAGIVVSNPNTLVTLGDFSQHSVWIALAGLLVTGILLIKNVNGSILIGIVVATLFGVLLGDVHFPTSLITAPPSMEPTFGKAISFLFSPESASSVFSIDMVIVVFTFLFVNLFDTIGTLIGVVSKTGIADKNGNFPQMKKALLTDAIGTTFGAVLGTSSVTSYVESASGVASGGRTGLTAVSVACMFALSIFLAPLFLIIPAAATAPALVIVGLFMISSVVNIDFSDFSEALPAFITIVFMPFTYSIAEGIVFGMLSFTLFKVGTRQHKDVSPTLYVLSVLFLLKIILDAL, encoded by the coding sequence ATGAAAACCTTTTTAGAAAATTACTTTCAGTTAAGTAAACACAATACCAGCATCAAAAAAGAAATGATGGCTGGGGTGATTACGTTCTTAACGATGTCTTATATTTTGGTTGTTAATCCCAATATTCTTGCGGATGCAGGAATGGATAAGCAAGCCGTATTCATGGCAACAGCACTTGCTACGGTATGCGCAACACTATTGATGGGATTCATGGCAAAATTGCCTATTGCACAAGCTCCAGGTATGGGATTGAATAGCTTTTTTGCCTATACAGTAGTACTGACAATGGGCTATAGCTGGGAATTTGCTCTAACAGGGGTATTTCTAGCGGGGTTAATCTTTCTTGTGCTAACGATTTTCAATATCCGAGAACTTATTGTCAACAATATACCGAAAGTGCTAAAAGAAGCCATTCCTGTTGGAATCGGGCTTTTTATTACCTTAATTGGCCTAAAAAGTGCCGGTATTGTGGTTAGTAACCCCAATACATTAGTAACCTTGGGCGATTTTAGTCAGCACAGTGTTTGGATTGCTTTAGCTGGACTTTTGGTCACAGGGATTTTGTTAATCAAAAATGTCAATGGTTCCATTCTCATTGGAATTGTAGTGGCGACTTTATTCGGTGTACTCTTAGGTGATGTTCATTTTCCAACAAGTTTAATTACAGCTCCACCGTCAATGGAGCCTACTTTTGGAAAAGCAATATCCTTCTTATTTTCACCTGAATCAGCTTCTAGCGTGTTCTCGATTGATATGGTTATTGTGGTTTTTACTTTTTTATTTGTCAACCTATTCGATACAATTGGAACGTTGATTGGCGTTGTTTCCAAAACGGGAATTGCAGATAAAAACGGCAATTTTCCACAAATGAAAAAAGCATTGCTAACAGATGCTATAGGAACAACCTTTGGTGCAGTTTTAGGAACAAGTTCGGTTACCTCTTATGTAGAAAGTGCATCGGGAGTTGCCTCAGGCGGACGAACAGGATTAACTGCCGTTAGTGTGGCCTGCATGTTTGCTTTGTCTATTTTCCTTGCACCTTTGTTTTTAATTATTCCTGCGGCTGCAACAGCACCCGCTTTAGTTATTGTGGGGCTATTTATGATTAGCTCAGTAGTCAATATTGATTTCTCTGACTTTTCAGAGGCGCTACCTGCATTTATCACTATTGTTTTTATGCCCTTTACCTATAGTATTGCGGAAGGAATTGTATTTGGAATGTTGAGTTTTACCCTTTTTAAAGTAGGAACTCGACAACACAAGGATGTGAGTCCGACACTGTATGTCTTATCCGTCCTATTCTTACTCAAAATAATCTTAGATGCCCTATAA
- a CDS encoding succinate CoA transferase, whose amino-acid sequence MTTEDSNFDRIKFGPYRDRILTAEEAALLIHDKAIVGASGFTKAGDSKSVLPAFAQRAANEKVAITLITGASLGQTTDADLAKNNALIRRMPFQADSDLRHAINSGQVKYIDQHLSETIEQLQEKHIPQVEIAIIEATYINEEGFIIPTTSIGNSAYFASVAKKIIIEINTAIPLSVEGIHDNSVPIKQPRREMIPIHTVKDRIGESFIRLDPDRVVAVVFSSIEDTPAILPEPDVKTTAISTHLLNFFEAEVKKGNLTEALLPLQAGIGKVANAVLTGFIDGPFKDLTMYSEVLQDSTFDLIDSGKMIFASGSSITVTEACYEKIINNFDQYKDKLVLRPQNISNAPEVIRRLGIIAINTAIEFDIYGNVNSTHISGSKMMNGIGGSGDFARNAYLSIFVTQAASKENKISHVLPMVSHVDHTEHDVDILVTDQGLADLRGLSPRERAEVIIENCVHPDYKEELRAYFERAKELGGHTPHILEEAFKFHTRLKQTGSMKP is encoded by the coding sequence ATGACAACAGAAGATTCTAATTTTGACAGAATCAAATTCGGTCCGTATAGAGATCGAATCCTAACTGCAGAAGAAGCAGCCTTATTAATTCACGATAAAGCCATTGTAGGTGCTAGTGGATTTACCAAAGCAGGAGATAGTAAATCTGTTTTACCTGCTTTTGCTCAAAGAGCAGCCAATGAAAAAGTGGCTATTACCTTAATTACAGGGGCTTCTTTAGGGCAAACAACAGATGCCGATTTGGCAAAAAACAACGCTTTAATCCGAAGAATGCCCTTTCAGGCTGATTCTGATTTAAGGCATGCAATTAATAGCGGTCAGGTGAAATATATTGACCAACATTTAAGCGAAACAATTGAACAATTACAAGAAAAACATATCCCACAAGTCGAAATTGCGATTATCGAAGCTACTTATATTAATGAAGAAGGTTTTATAATCCCAACAACATCGATTGGAAACTCTGCTTATTTTGCCAGCGTAGCTAAAAAGATTATCATTGAAATCAATACGGCTATTCCGTTAAGCGTTGAGGGTATTCACGATAATAGCGTGCCAATTAAGCAACCGCGAAGAGAAATGATTCCGATTCACACGGTAAAAGACCGCATTGGAGAGTCTTTTATCCGTTTAGATCCGGATCGTGTGGTGGCAGTAGTGTTCTCAAGTATTGAAGATACACCAGCAATTTTACCTGAGCCAGATGTGAAAACGACTGCGATTTCAACCCATTTGTTGAACTTCTTTGAAGCTGAGGTGAAAAAAGGGAATCTAACAGAAGCTTTGTTGCCTCTACAAGCAGGTATTGGTAAAGTAGCTAATGCAGTGTTGACAGGATTCATTGATGGTCCATTTAAAGATCTAACGATGTATTCAGAAGTATTGCAAGATAGTACGTTTGATTTGATTGATTCAGGAAAAATGATTTTTGCCTCAGGATCGTCAATTACTGTTACAGAAGCCTGCTATGAAAAAATCATCAACAACTTCGATCAGTATAAAGATAAATTAGTATTGCGTCCTCAAAACATCAGTAATGCCCCAGAGGTAATCAGAAGGTTGGGGATTATTGCAATCAATACAGCAATTGAATTTGACATTTACGGAAACGTAAACTCGACGCATATCAGTGGAAGTAAAATGATGAACGGTATTGGTGGATCTGGAGATTTTGCGCGAAATGCATACTTGAGTATTTTCGTAACACAAGCAGCATCAAAAGAAAACAAGATTTCACACGTATTGCCAATGGTATCCCATGTGGATCATACGGAACACGATGTGGATATTTTAGTTACGGATCAAGGTTTAGCGGATTTACGCGGGTTATCTCCTCGTGAACGTGCTGAGGTAATTATTGAAAATTGCGTGCACCCAGACTACAAAGAAGAATTAAGAGCGTACTTTGAACGAGCGAAAGAATTAGGAGGACATACTCCTCATATTTTGGAAGAAGCGTTCAAATTTCATACACGTCTAAAACAAACAGGTTCTATGAAACCATAG
- a CDS encoding substrate-binding domain-containing protein produces MKEVRIVGVPEHFNLPWHLCLENGEFNAIGIDLQWTDIPEGTGKMCQMLRQEETDLAIILSEGIIKDITAGNETSIIQEYVASPLLWGIHVAADSPFQSIADLEHKRIAISRLGSGSHLMAIVHAKQMNWDLEQLTFVIVDTLDKAVVALQNKEADYFMWERFMTQPLVDQNVFRRIGECPTPWPSFVLVGRRVFVQQNRALVDNLLEVINATTSEFKFIPSIDRTLAERYNQKVEDIQDWLSLTRWSQRQLSKVNYDKIQQQLVDLQLIDTPKQYEDIKM; encoded by the coding sequence ATGAAAGAAGTTAGAATTGTTGGAGTACCAGAACACTTTAATTTACCTTGGCATTTATGCCTTGAAAATGGAGAGTTTAATGCAATTGGAATTGATTTACAATGGACAGACATTCCAGAAGGTACAGGTAAAATGTGCCAGATGTTGCGCCAAGAGGAAACCGATTTAGCTATCATTTTATCGGAGGGAATTATCAAAGATATTACAGCTGGTAATGAAACTTCAATTATACAAGAATATGTAGCTTCTCCGTTATTATGGGGAATTCATGTAGCTGCGGATTCACCTTTTCAATCTATTGCCGATTTAGAGCACAAACGAATCGCTATTAGCCGATTAGGGTCAGGCTCTCATTTAATGGCTATTGTACATGCCAAACAGATGAATTGGGATTTAGAGCAGCTAACGTTTGTCATTGTCGATACGTTAGATAAAGCTGTTGTTGCTTTGCAAAATAAAGAAGCTGATTATTTTATGTGGGAGCGCTTTATGACACAGCCTTTGGTCGATCAAAACGTATTCAGACGAATCGGGGAATGTCCAACACCATGGCCTTCTTTTGTTTTGGTTGGTCGTCGTGTGTTTGTTCAACAGAACCGCGCTTTAGTAGATAATTTGTTAGAAGTCATCAATGCTACAACTTCAGAATTTAAATTTATTCCGAGTATTGATCGTACATTAGCAGAACGCTACAATCAAAAAGTAGAGGATATTCAGGATTGGTTGTCTTTAACGCGTTGGTCGCAAAGGCAATTATCCAAAGTAAATTACGATAAGATACAACAGCAATTAGTCGATCTACAATTGATCGATACACCTAAGCAATACGAAGATATTAAAATGTAA
- a CDS encoding DUF423 domain-containing protein, which yields MDITNTTALYAGSIFGALAIIFGAFGAHALKKHMDTERLESYETGVRYQMYHAILLLVIGILPQREYTYYATNLIIIGVILFSFSIYGLVLSATFGKKIKILGPITPIGGLALVAGWIMLFIAFLSL from the coding sequence ATGGATATTACAAATACAACAGCACTCTATGCAGGAAGTATTTTTGGTGCTTTAGCTATTATATTTGGTGCTTTTGGCGCACATGCGTTAAAAAAACACATGGATACCGAACGATTGGAAAGCTATGAAACAGGAGTGAGATATCAAATGTATCATGCTATTTTACTTTTAGTAATCGGTATACTGCCTCAACGTGAATATACCTATTACGCAACGAATCTTATTATCATCGGAGTGATTCTATTTTCCTTTAGTATTTATGGACTTGTATTAAGTGCAACCTTTGGGAAAAAAATAAAAATACTAGGGCCTATTACGCCTATAGGAGGATTGGCATTAGTCGCAGGATGGATAATGTTGTTTATCGCTTTTTTATCTTTGTAG
- the uvrA gene encoding excinuclease ABC subunit UvrA, with amino-acid sequence MSKVEDFIEVLGARVHNLKNIDIRIPREKLVVITGLSGSGKSSLAFDTIYAEGQRRYIETFSAYARQFLGGLERPDVDKIDGLSPVIAIEQKTTNRSPRSTVGTITEIYDFLRLLYARAAEAYSYNTGEKMVSYTDSQIQELILQDYAGKKINILAPVVRSRKGHYRELFEQIAKQGFLKVRLDGEIKDLEYGMKADRYKTHDIEIVIDRLPIDDKEQTAQRLAESIQTAMYHGDDTIVILDQETQEVRFFSRHLMCPTSGISYAKPEPNNFSFNSPKGACEVCNGLGTVHEINYHKVIPDAAISIKKGGLAPLGPEKSTWIFKQLEIIAQRYNFKLADAIQDIPKEAMEVILNGGQDSFTVEHKVAGISKNYKIDFEGINNFIKNQFEESETASIKRWAKEYMDEIDCPSCDGTRLRKEALYFRIAEKNIGELIQMDIEHLIAWFADISDKLSDKQKSIAEEILKEINTRLSFLKDVGLTYLSLNRSSRTLSGGEAQRIRLATQIGSQLVGVLYILDEPSIGLHQRDNERLIKSLESLRDIGNSVLVVEHDKDMIERADYVIDIGPYAGKRGGQIISTGTPQELLKEHTLTAQYLNGELEITVPTERRKGNGKSIKLEGATGNNLKNITIEIPLGTLTCVTGVSGSGKSTLINGTLYPILNNHFFNAVAKPQPYKKISGLEHIDKVIGIDQSPIGRTPRSNPATYTEVFSDIRNLFAQTTEASIRGYKPGRFSFNVSGGRCDTCEGSGVRTIEMGFLPDVYVECETCQGKRFNRETLEIRYKGKSISDVLEMTVADATEFFENIPKIYRKLKTINDVGLGYITLGQQSTTLSGGEAQRIKLATELSKKDTGNTFYILDEPTTGLHFEDIRVLMEVINTLVEKGNTVLIIEHNLDVIKLADYIIDIGYEGGANGGEVLAKGTPEQISKVKKSYTAHFLKNELKK; translated from the coding sequence ATGTCTAAAGTAGAAGATTTTATTGAAGTTTTAGGAGCTAGAGTTCACAATCTAAAAAATATAGATATCCGTATTCCACGAGAGAAACTCGTTGTGATTACAGGATTGTCGGGCTCTGGTAAGTCATCCTTGGCTTTCGATACAATATATGCAGAAGGTCAACGTCGGTATATCGAGACGTTTTCCGCCTATGCCAGACAGTTTTTAGGCGGTTTAGAACGACCAGATGTAGATAAAATTGATGGATTGTCACCTGTAATTGCCATTGAACAAAAAACCACCAATCGCAGTCCGAGATCAACCGTAGGAACGATTACGGAAATTTATGACTTTTTGCGTTTGCTTTACGCTAGAGCAGCAGAAGCCTATAGTTATAATACAGGTGAGAAAATGGTGAGCTATACGGATAGTCAAATTCAAGAATTGATTCTCCAAGATTATGCAGGTAAAAAAATTAATATTCTTGCTCCTGTTGTACGCTCAAGAAAAGGACACTATCGCGAATTGTTTGAGCAAATTGCCAAACAAGGATTTTTGAAAGTGCGCCTTGATGGAGAAATCAAAGATTTAGAATATGGAATGAAGGCGGATCGTTACAAAACCCATGATATTGAAATTGTAATTGATCGCTTGCCTATTGATGATAAGGAACAAACCGCACAACGTTTGGCGGAAAGTATTCAGACTGCCATGTATCACGGCGATGATACCATTGTAATCCTGGATCAAGAAACCCAAGAAGTGCGTTTTTTTAGTCGTCACTTGATGTGTCCAACGTCAGGGATTTCTTATGCTAAACCGGAACCCAATAATTTTTCATTCAACTCTCCGAAAGGAGCTTGTGAAGTGTGTAATGGATTGGGAACTGTACATGAAATCAATTACCACAAAGTGATTCCTGATGCAGCTATCTCAATTAAAAAAGGAGGTTTAGCTCCGCTTGGACCAGAGAAGAGCACTTGGATTTTCAAGCAATTGGAAATTATTGCACAACGCTATAATTTTAAATTGGCAGATGCGATTCAGGATATTCCTAAAGAAGCCATGGAGGTGATACTCAATGGTGGACAAGATAGCTTTACAGTAGAACACAAAGTAGCCGGTATTTCTAAGAATTATAAAATTGATTTTGAAGGGATTAATAATTTCATTAAAAATCAGTTTGAAGAAAGTGAAACAGCATCAATCAAGCGTTGGGCAAAAGAATACATGGATGAAATTGATTGTCCATCGTGTGATGGAACGCGCTTGAGAAAAGAAGCATTGTATTTTAGAATTGCAGAAAAAAATATAGGCGAATTAATCCAAATGGATATTGAACATTTGATTGCTTGGTTCGCAGATATATCCGATAAACTTTCGGACAAACAAAAAAGTATTGCAGAGGAAATCTTAAAAGAAATCAATACGCGATTGTCGTTCTTGAAAGATGTTGGGTTGACTTACTTATCGTTAAATCGTAGTTCAAGAACGCTATCGGGAGGTGAAGCACAGCGTATCCGCTTGGCTACGCAAATTGGGTCACAGCTGGTAGGTGTACTTTATATCTTAGATGAACCAAGTATTGGTTTGCATCAAAGGGACAATGAACGCTTAATCAAATCGTTGGAGTCTTTGCGTGATATCGGAAACTCTGTCCTTGTAGTGGAGCATGATAAGGATATGATTGAACGTGCGGATTACGTAATTGACATTGGCCCTTATGCAGGAAAAAGAGGAGGACAAATCATCAGTACAGGTACGCCACAGGAATTGTTGAAAGAACACACCCTTACGGCACAGTATTTGAATGGTGAATTAGAGATTACGGTTCCTACAGAACGAAGAAAAGGAAATGGAAAGTCTATCAAGTTAGAAGGTGCAACTGGAAATAATTTAAAAAATATTACCATTGAGATTCCACTAGGAACCTTAACTTGTGTTACAGGTGTTTCAGGATCAGGAAAATCAACCTTGATTAATGGAACATTATATCCTATTTTAAATAATCACTTTTTCAATGCAGTGGCTAAGCCTCAACCGTATAAAAAAATTAGCGGTTTAGAACACATTGACAAAGTAATTGGCATTGATCAAAGTCCGATTGGACGAACACCGCGATCAAATCCAGCGACGTATACTGAAGTGTTTTCTGATATTCGAAACCTGTTTGCACAAACAACAGAAGCTTCGATACGAGGGTATAAACCAGGTCGATTTAGTTTCAATGTAAGTGGTGGACGTTGTGATACTTGTGAGGGATCAGGAGTTCGCACCATAGAAATGGGCTTTTTACCCGATGTATATGTAGAATGTGAAACCTGTCAAGGAAAGCGCTTTAATCGAGAAACATTAGAAATTCGCTACAAAGGGAAGTCGATTTCAGATGTATTGGAAATGACAGTGGCGGATGCAACGGAGTTTTTTGAAAATATTCCAAAAATTTACCGCAAATTGAAAACAATTAATGATGTGGGATTGGGCTATATTACGCTTGGACAACAAAGTACAACCTTGTCTGGAGGAGAAGCACAACGCATCAAATTAGCGACAGAGCTATCTAAAAAAGATACAGGTAATACATTTTATATCTTAGATGAGCCTACTACAGGCTTGCACTTTGAAGATATTCGCGTCTTGATGGAAGTAATCAATACGTTGGTGGAAAAAGGAAACACAGTGTTGATTATTGAGCACAACCTAGATGTAATCAAGTTAGCAGATTATATTATTGATATTGGATATGAAGGTGGAGCGAATGGAGGAGAAGTATTGGCGAAGGGAACACCAGAACAAATAAGTAAAGTAAAGAAGAGCTATACGGCTCACTTTTTAAAAAACGAACTTAAAAAATGA